The Carassius carassius chromosome 9, fCarCar2.1, whole genome shotgun sequence genome includes a region encoding these proteins:
- the LOC132148659 gene encoding uncharacterized protein LOC132148659: MSLSAEYCSGKMGDRGGGGGGALAHQRRLIQGLLVWATLLTLGLGTLITLHFNHRESPAPSKLQNPGNIIQANTKETPLMVFSPNWKVSDKVNLLRWKTVRPDFIKGEGKEKLMVKEYGQYFLYLQVTLHPQEKANHTITLQSEKRQEILKGLINGSKLSTIFMANGIPLDTNDTLHVICHPEAKIQASHTETYLGVIKLS, from the exons ATGTCTCTATCTGCCGAGTACTGCAGTGGTAAAATGGGTGACAGGGGGGGAGGTGGTGGTGGTGCTTTGGCCCATCAGAGGAGACTGATCCAGGGATTACTTGTTTGGGCCACCCTGCTCACTCTAGGATTGGGAACATTAATAACTCTCCACTTCAACCACAGAGAATCACCAGCTCCTAGTAAACTGCAG AATCCGGGAAACATCATCCAAGCTAACACCAAAGAAACTCCTCTAATGGTATTTTCACCAAACT GGAAAGTCTCAGACAAGGTGAATTTACTTCGGTGGAAAACAGTGCGTCCTGATTTTATCAAGGGAGAGGGAAAGGAAAAGTTGATGGTGAAAGAGTATGGCCAATATTTCCTGTACCTGCAGGTCACCCTTCACCCCCAGGAGAAAGCAAACCATACAATCACTTTGCAATCAGAAAAACGACAAGAGATTTTAAAAGGTCTAATCAATGGATCAAAACTCTCAACTATCTTCATGGCTAATGGCATTCCCCTGGATACCAATGATACTCTACATGTGATTTGCCATCCGGAAGCCAAAATCCAGGCCTCTCACACAGAAACCTACCTGGGTGTGATCAAGCTTAGTTAA